AGTCGAGCTTGACTGCATCACTGTCGCGAGCTGCCTGGGTTTTCTCGGCGACGACTTCTACCCAGTTATCCAGGGAACGGTCGATGTCAGTGATGGGGCTTTCCACTGGGTGTTCTACTTTCAGGTCTTCAATTTCTGTATATTTCAATGCTTGGCCTTCCTTTCATGGCTTAATAAAAGTCTAAAACAAAGTGACCTTTGGGGTGATAGAGACGGTCAGATTGGACTTGGTAGGTCTCTTTAATGGTGGTTTGGCTGAGGACATCAGCAGGCTTTCCGCCGGCGACTAATTCACCTGCTGAGAGCAGATAGGCATAATCGCAGTAGCGGAGGACCTGGTTGAGGTCGTGGAGGATCATAACCACTGTGAGACCTTCTTCCTTATTGAGTTGACTAATCAGATTCAGGAAGTGAATTTGATTGCGGATGTCCAGGTAGGTCGTTGGTTCATCGAGAAAGAGGAGGTCAGGCTCTTGGGCCAGGGCGAGGGCCAGCCAGACTAACTGCCGCTGACCGCCCGAGAGTTCCTGGAGCTGTTTATCGCGATAATCACTTAAACCGACCATGTCAAGCACGCGGTCGACAATATCTTGGTCGGCCTTTGAGGATGAGGTCAACCAAGACTGGTAGGGGCTCCTTCCCAGGCTAACAATATCCCTAACCGAAAGCAAGAGCTGGTTGCGGTGGCTTTGTTGGACTACGGCAATCTTTTTGGCCCGTTCTTTTAAGGGGATATCTTGCAAGTCTTCTCCCTCAAAAATGACCTGGCCGCTTGCTAGAGTCTTGCGCCCATTCAAGCAGTCAAAGAGGGTGGTCTTGCCTGACCCGTTAGGACCGATTAATCCGGTAACACTTCCCGCTTTAACAGTCAGTGAAATATGACTCAAGTGAAAGTCCGACTGTCTTACATATGAAAAGCTGATATCTTGGGCTGTTAATAAGATGGTCGATCACCTCCGAGTCGATTGGCGGTAAAGCAGGTAGAGGAAGAAAGGTCCTCCAATTAAGGACATGGTGGTCCCAATAGGAATTTCCAATGGAGCGATGATCGTCCGCGATAGGGTATCGGCCAGAATAAGTAAAATCGCCCCCAGGATCCCGGTAAAGGGGATCAGGCGACTATGCTTGCCACCAACCAGTAAACGGGCCACATGGGGGATAATTAAACCCACAAAGCCGATCATCCCCACAAAGGAAACCGTAATGGCAGCCAGATAAACGCCCACCAGCGCCACCATTAAGGCGATGACCTTGGGGGGGTAACCTAGGGAATGAATCAGTCCATCTTCTAATTGGAGTAAGTCCATCTTGGGATGGATGAAGAAAAGACAGAGATAAGCGGGGAGGGCATAGAGGAAGAGCAGGAGAATGTCTTGCCAACTATGGCCACTGAGATTACCGTTTAACCAGAGGATGGCCCCATGGAGGCGGTCACTATTCATGGTAACGATAACGCTTTGCAAGCCGCCTAAAACTGAGCGGATGGCTAGACCCGTCAGGACAATCCGTATCGAAGAGTAGGATGACTGAAAAGCCAAGAGACCCACCAGAAGAAAGGCTCCCACCCCGCCGACAAAGGCGAAGAGGGGCACCATGGCGGTCTGCTCCGGGAATAGGATCAAAATCACCACTGCCAGCAAGCTGGCGCCGGCGTTAATCCCTAGGATATTGCTATCGGTGATCGGATTTTTGAGGACGCTCTGGATCAGTAGACCGGAAAGTCCCAGGTTTAATCCTGCTAGGAGGGTAATGGCGATTCGGGGATAACGGATACTCCAGAGAATCTGTCCCCGCTTAGTGGCTTGGCCGGTGAAACTGGATAAGATGTCTTCCAGATTGACGGGGATACTCCCTAGCCGCATACCAATCAGGGCAAAGATAGCTAGTACCAGCAATAAAAACAGAAAGAGAAGCCAGCGACTTCTGCTTCGTTTAATCACTCTAATCTTCTCCTAAGAGGGCTTTCTTAACGGTTGCGAGGTCATCAGCTAAGCCTAAACCCCCATTGATGCTAATGTCGTTAGAGGTTAGAGAAATGATATGGTTGTTTTTACCTGCTTTGGTTTCTTGCCAGATAGGTTTTTGTAATTCTGCTTCAATTTGTTCTTGGGAAGTGTTTTCGTCAGCGGTACCCTTATTCTTTAAGTTAAAGATATTGGAGAGAGAATAGCTAATAATGTAGTCAGGGTCAGCGTCGATGATGGCTTCAGAGGAGAAGTTTACCAGACTACCATCAGTAATCACGTCGCTTCCAGCTTCCAGGGATCCGTCAGCAATATTCTTGAGGCCGAATTTTTCTAAAATAGAAGCTAGGTAGCTGTCGTCAGAGGCTACCGAACTGCCTTCTTCGGAGTTAAAGATAATGACGAAGGTTTTTCCGTTCAAGTCTTCGGTGCCTTTTAAGACTTCTTCTTCTTTAGCATTGATGTCATCTACAATACTTTGGGCCTTGTCTTGGCGGCCGGCTAATTTACCAATGTCTAAGAGGGTCTGTTTGACGTCATCATAGCGGGTATAGTCAAAGTAAACCGGTTCAACCCCAGTCCCCTCCACTTGTTGGCGGGTCATGCCTTCCAGTTTCTTGTTATTCAAGTAATAGTCCGCCTCGGTTGCAGCCAAGGTTTCTAAGTCAATTTTAGGCCCGCTACCGACTTTAGGAAGGTCACGGTAGGCTTCAGGTAATTGTTCAGGGGCGTGGGAGGTGACCCCAACCAGGGGAATATCTAAGGCATTGGTCATTTCCGCTAAGGAGAGGGTCCCAGCTACTAGGGCAGGTTGTTCTTCGCTCCAGTCAGCTTTTTCGGCTGACTCTTCATTTTCTTTAGGAGCCTCTGCTTGGGAGTCTTGGCTAGCGACTTCTTCGCTTTGCTCAGAGGAAGTGGCTTGGTCGTCATTACCATTGCCGCCGTTTGAACAAGCGGCTAAAAGCGCCAAGGATGTAAGAGCAGTTAACGTTATCTGTAATTTCTTTCTCATATGACAATCTCCTATCTCAAAAATTTATCATTTATATAGAATTTTATCATGAAGTATACATACAATGTAAGCCCTATCAAAAGTTGAGCGATATAAAAGCCCCATATTGTTCGCTATTTAACAAACTTGCTTGCTTTGAGTTGCATACTATGATTCTTTTTGAAAAAAGAGGTTAAATTGGGAAAAAGATGTGTCGCTTATATTTGACAAGTCAATTATTTGTGACTATACTGATAGTGAAAGATGAAATATGACTGATTGAATAGGGAGATTATCAAAAATGGAAATTACCACTACGAAACTTATTACAATTATTGTCATCCTAGTATTATTAGCTGCCCTTACGGTTTACGTGATCCGTAAAGCTAAAAAGCCTACTTCATCCCATGATCATAAGGCTAACCGCAAGGAGAAAGAAGTCGATGACCATATTGGCGTGGGTATCGCCCTGGGATTAGGCGTAGGGGCTTGCTTTGGGGCGCTTTTCGATAATATGCCTCTAGGGATTGGCATTGGCTTATGTATTGGTACCGCTATTGGGGTGAATTATTAAGCTTTCAGTTTTTAGCTTGGTATGAGCTCCTCCACTACTTAGATTTCAGCTCGATAGAGAAAGCAATCCTTCTCGTGGGAATAAATGATTCCGCAGGCTTGGAGATAAGAGTAGATAATGGTGGGACCGACAAAGGCCATCCCCCTCTTTTTGAGGTCTTTAGCAATAGCATCTGATAAAGGACTAGTAGTTCTTCCTAACTCCACGCGTCGTTGGTCTTGGGTAAAACAGCATAAATAGGCATAAAAGGAGCCGTATTCTTCCTGAATCCTTCGAAAGACTCGGGCATTTTGAATACTGGCCCTAATTTTGGCTTGGTGGCGGATGATTTTCTCATTAGCTAGTAATTCTTGCACTTTGTCCTCACCATATTGGGCCAACTTACTGACATCGAAGTGGTCATAGGCCTGGCGGAAGGCTGATCTCTTGTTTAAAATGGTTTCCCAGGAAAGTCCGGCTTGAAAGGATTCTAAAATCAACATTTCAAAAAGATAATCATCCTGGAAGTTAGCCACACCCCATTCCTGGTCATGGTAATTGATGTATAAGGGATTAGCTAAATTGCACCAATGGCAGCGTTGCATCACTTATGACCTCCTTTGGGCCAGGTAAATTGACGCATATCCTGGCCTTCTAACTTGAGCAGTTGGTATTTATTCTCTAAGCCACCAGCATAGCCGGTGAGTTTCTTATCCTTGCCCACTACCCGGTGACAGGGAATGATCAGGCAAATTGGGTTCCAACCGACCGCCCCACCCACCGCTTGGGCCGACATGCTTGCGATGTGACGCTTTCTAGCAATCTTATCCGCAATTTCCTGGTAGGTCATGACTTGGCCGTAGGGAATTCTTAGCATGATCTCCGCTACCTCTTGGCGGAAAGGCGTAGGGTCTTGGAGCCGAAATTTAGGGATAAATTGAGGATTTTCTCCAGAAAAATAAGCATCTAACCAGACGATACTTTCTTGGAAAGGTCGGCTGGTTTTTTTAGCGTTTTCTTGATTAAGTCTGCTAGCATCCTTTGACCCCGCAAAATAAAGCCCCGTCAAGGCTTGACCATCACTTCTTAGGATAATATCATCGAAGACTTTGGGGGTGGAATAAGTCCAGGTAAAAAGCAAAGTGTGCCCCTCCTTTTTGTGGAAAAACGGTTATCAATCGATCAGTCTTATTGTAACATGTTGCTTTTGGGGAGCCGTGTCCTGTCAAATAATGATTGCTCTTTTATCCTTGACAAGATCTATTTATATTCGTTTTTTGTTATAATAGAAGTAGAAAGATAAGTAAAGTTTAACTAGAAAAAGCAGGAGTGAATCTTATGAAAAACGGTTTATTTATTCGCTTAGTCGCTTATTTTATTAGTAGCTTTTTTACCTTTGTCGTTTATTTCTTATTGACGGATTATTTTGGGATTGAACTCACTCAATTTCCTGGTATTTTATTTGGGCTCTACTTAGCCCTGGCTTGGTTCCTCTTTCCGAAAGTCGTACTAACCCTCCCATACGATTCCGAGGCGGGTTATATGGTTACCAGTAAGATTCTCTATCCAATCTATTTCTTAATTAGTCCAATTTTATTCTTATATTGGCACTTTAAACGGGTGCTTTAAGGGTGTTGGAAAAAAGGTATGCTCCATTCACTAATAAAGACAATAAAATTCGCCTAGTTCTTACCACTGGGCGGATTTTTTCAAATTCATTTCAATAATCAAAAGGGGCTGAGCCGGGGAAGACTACTTTGTCCAACAGACATGGTAGAATACTTTGGAGAGAGTCCTTCAGAAAAAATGGAAAGGGATGGGAGTACATGGAAGGCGCCTTTACTGTGAATTTTACCCGGATTGAAAGGATTCCTCTGGTGGAGATCTATTCACAAGAACAAGAATCTAAAGATATTGTGATTGGCTATCACGGGTATAAATTGAATAAGGAAGCTTTGATTAAACAAGGATTGATCTACGCTGCCAGCGGTTTCCATGTCTTCCTGCCCGATGCGCCCCTCCACGGTGACCGCCAAATTGATCCCTTCCCCGAGACTTCTATTAAGATTATGCCCGGAATTATCGTGCAGAGTTTTACCGAGTTTCCCCGTTTACTGGCTGCGATTCAAGAGCGTCAGGCGGTTGACCGGGTCTTTGTCTATGGGGCCTCTATGGGTGGCATTATGGCTGCCATGATCGGGACGGCATACGCGGAGCGATTAAGTGGGTTAGCTATTCACATTGCTGGGATTAATTTAGAGGACCAGATGAAAAGAATTTACGGTGACCGCTATCCTGAGGAGTTGGATTCAGAAGCTTTGGAAATTATCCTAGCAAACAGTCCGACCGCTCATCCGGACCAATTTTTAAGCCGGCCGGTCTATATCTTTAATGGCGGTTCTGATGATGCTGAAATCTTGGCATTCAACCAGCGCGATATTCAAGAGTTAAAGGCTGATTTTCCCCAAGCCCGCTTGGAATGGACGGTTTTAGATGAAGTCGGCCACCGGGTACCGAGTCAAATCAGCAGGCAAACGGCAGCATTCTTTCAGTCTAGTTTCTAAATGAGATGACTCAAATTCAAAAAAAGAAGCACAGTTCCTTGATTAAAGGAGAGCTGTGCTTCTTTTGCTTTTATTCAATATCCAAATCGATGCGGTCGTTCATGGTTTCGCTAACATATTTGCCGTCTTTCTTACGCTGCTTGACACATTCGGTAAGCAGGTATTCGATTTGCCCGTTAAGGGAGCGAAAGTCATCCTCGGCCCAGGCAGCTAATTGCTCATAGAGCTTTTGCGAAATGCGGAGCGGGACTTGTTTCTTAGCCATTAGTAAAGACTTCCTGAGTTCACGATGGGGGAGACTTCGCTATTGCCACAGAGCACGACTAAGAGGTTGGAAACCATGGCTGCCTTGCGTTCCTCATCTAAGTCGACGACTTGCTTGTCTTCAAGCTTGTCCAGAGCCATCTCTACCATGCCAACCGCGCCATCAACGATCATAGCCCGGGCATCAATGAGGGCAGAAGCTTGTTGTCGTTGTAGCATGGCTGCGGCGATTTCAGGCGCATAGGAGAGATGGGTGATGCGGGCTTCGACAATTTCCAACCCGGCAAAGTCCACCCGATTTTGGATTTCTTCCTTAATTCTAAGGGCAACAATTTCACTCGACCCACGCAGGGACCCGTCATCGGGTTCACCATCCCCGGTGGTATCAATTTCAAATTGTGGATTCACATCATATGGATATTGGCGAATAATGTTACGGAGGGCAGAATCGGTTTGTAAGGACAGGTATTCTTTATAATTGTCAACATTGAAAACGGCCTTAGCGGTGTCACTCACCCGCCAAATGACAGCAATGCCAATTTCAACCGGGTTCCCCAAGTAGTCATTAATTTTTTGCTTACTGTTATTTAAGGTCATGGCTTTGAGGGAGATTTTCTTGCTAGGGCCAAGCGAAATTTCCATTCCATTTTGATCTTTGGCCGACTTCTTTTCGGCTTTTCGGACGTCTCCACTTTGACCGAGATAGGTGCCGGCCGCGGGATTGATGGCTTGGCAGAAGGGGTTAACAAAGTAAAAACCTTCGCCCTTAAGGGTACCAATATATCTACCAAAAAGGGTCAAAACTAATGATTCCTGTGGGCTTAACACTTTAAGTCCAAAGAGAATTAACCAGGCTAAGGCCAGGTAGGCGATCGCTAGTAGGTTAACTAGGGGATGTACTTGGAGGATCAGGAGGATGGCAGCGAGGACAAGACCGATAATATAAGTGATCAGTACGGTCATCCCGTTTTTCTTACCGGTTAAAACAGTTTCCGTAATTCCAGTGTCTAGTTTCTTATCTGTATTAGCCATGGGAGTCTTCCTTTCTAATAAGACCAGTGACGATTAGCCCCTGATAGGTAAATGACCAGGTTGACCGGCTGAGAAAGAATGGCCATTGCTATCCTAGGGCTAAAAAACTTTTTATCTTTCAACTCAGCTTCTAAGTGTCTATCTATTTGATATCTTTATGATATCACTTTGAAACGGGACAGGCAAGAAAAGAACGATTAAATCCAAAAAATACCGTCAAAAAGATTTGTGAGTTAATTTAAAAGTTGTTTTAGGGCTAGTTTTTAGGGATAAATTAGTATATGATGGTAAAAATTTAGCTTTACTAGTAATTGCAAGATCAGCGTATTTTTACAAGCGCTAAGTAGCAGGTCAAGTGAATCGAGGAGGATGAAGCATGCTGGAAGTAATTGGTGTAGGAATCGTGGTTTATTATCTGGTGGGCTGGAAAAAGCAGAGAAGTCAAAACGCTTCTGATTCCAAGAGTGACTCCAAGCAGCCTTTTATGAGCTCGCTTAGCTGGTCGCTCTGCTTACTGGCCTGTATGGGGGTTATTTTTCATAAATTACCCCTCTACTTAGGTCTAGGTCTACTGCTCTTAGTTATTGATTATTTTGATAGGGCCTAGGCGTTCGGTAAAATACAGGGAGTAATATATAAGAAAACGGTATAGCCGGCTTATATAGCTAGCTATACCGTTATTTTTATTTTATGGCTTGGACAATGGATCGAGTAAAGTCACGGATTGGTTGTTCAGCTTGATCTTGATATTGGTCGATTAGTTTAATGATAGCAGACCCGATAATTACCCCATCAGAGAGGTCAGCCATTTCCTTAGCCTGGCTAGGATTTGACACCCCAAAACCGATGGCAGCTGGAATATCAGGGTTGGCTTGGCGAATAGCTTGGACCATGGCGTCGAGGTCCGTTTGAATGTTTTGTCTGGTCCCGGTCACTCCCAGTGAAGACACCACATAAAGAAAGCCTTCTGCTTCTTTGGCAATTTTATGGATGCGGTCATGGGAAGTGGGGGCGACCAGA
This genomic stretch from Aerococcus mictus harbors:
- a CDS encoding ABC transporter ATP-binding protein: MSHISLTVKAGSVTGLIGPNGSGKTTLFDCLNGRKTLASGQVIFEGEDLQDIPLKERAKKIAVVQQSHRNQLLLSVRDIVSLGRSPYQSWLTSSSKADQDIVDRVLDMVGLSDYRDKQLQELSGGQRQLVWLALALAQEPDLLFLDEPTTYLDIRNQIHFLNLISQLNKEEGLTVVMILHDLNQVLRYCDYAYLLSAGELVAGGKPADVLSQTTIKETYQVQSDRLYHPKGHFVLDFY
- a CDS encoding FecCD family ABC transporter permease; this translates as MIKRSRSRWLLFLFLLLVLAIFALIGMRLGSIPVNLEDILSSFTGQATKRGQILWSIRYPRIAITLLAGLNLGLSGLLIQSVLKNPITDSNILGINAGASLLAVVILILFPEQTAMVPLFAFVGGVGAFLLVGLLAFQSSYSSIRIVLTGLAIRSVLGGLQSVIVTMNSDRLHGAILWLNGNLSGHSWQDILLLFLYALPAYLCLFFIHPKMDLLQLEDGLIHSLGYPPKVIALMVALVGVYLAAITVSFVGMIGFVGLIIPHVARLLVGGKHSRLIPFTGILGAILLILADTLSRTIIAPLEIPIGTTMSLIGGPFFLYLLYRQSTRR
- a CDS encoding ABC transporter substrate-binding protein, with protein sequence MRKKLQITLTALTSLALLAACSNGGNGNDDQATSSEQSEEVASQDSQAEAPKENEESAEKADWSEEQPALVAGTLSLAEMTNALDIPLVGVTSHAPEQLPEAYRDLPKVGSGPKIDLETLAATEADYYLNNKKLEGMTRQQVEGTGVEPVYFDYTRYDDVKQTLLDIGKLAGRQDKAQSIVDDINAKEEEVLKGTEDLNGKTFVIIFNSEEGSSVASDDSYLASILEKFGLKNIADGSLEAGSDVITDGSLVNFSSEAIIDADPDYIISYSLSNIFNLKNKGTADENTSQEQIEAELQKPIWQETKAGKNNHIISLTSNDISINGGLGLADDLATVKKALLGED
- a CDS encoding DNA-3-methyladenine glycosylase I, encoding MQRCHWCNLANPLYINYHDQEWGVANFQDDYLFEMLILESFQAGLSWETILNKRSAFRQAYDHFDVSKLAQYGEDKVQELLANEKIIRHQAKIRASIQNARVFRRIQEEYGSFYAYLCCFTQDQRRVELGRTTSPLSDAIAKDLKKRGMAFVGPTIIYSYLQACGIIYSHEKDCFLYRAEI
- a CDS encoding methylated-DNA--[protein]-cysteine S-methyltransferase, which gives rise to MLFTWTYSTPKVFDDIILRSDGQALTGLYFAGSKDASRLNQENAKKTSRPFQESIVWLDAYFSGENPQFIPKFRLQDPTPFRQEVAEIMLRIPYGQVMTYQEIADKIARKRHIASMSAQAVGGAVGWNPICLIIPCHRVVGKDKKLTGYAGGLENKYQLLKLEGQDMRQFTWPKGGHK
- a CDS encoding alpha/beta fold hydrolase, with translation MEGAFTVNFTRIERIPLVEIYSQEQESKDIVIGYHGYKLNKEALIKQGLIYAASGFHVFLPDAPLHGDRQIDPFPETSIKIMPGIIVQSFTEFPRLLAAIQERQAVDRVFVYGASMGGIMAAMIGTAYAERLSGLAIHIAGINLEDQMKRIYGDRYPEELDSEALEIILANSPTAHPDQFLSRPVYIFNGGSDDAEILAFNQRDIQELKADFPQARLEWTVLDEVGHRVPSQISRQTAAFFQSSF
- a CDS encoding PTS ascorbate transporter subunit IIC — translated: MAKKQVPLRISQKLYEQLAAWAEDDFRSLNGQIEYLLTECVKQRKKDGKYVSETMNDRIDLDIE
- a CDS encoding SPFH domain-containing protein; amino-acid sequence: MTETVLTGKKNGMTVLITYIIGLVLAAILLILQVHPLVNLLAIAYLALAWLILFGLKVLSPQESLVLTLFGRYIGTLKGEGFYFVNPFCQAINPAAGTYLGQSGDVRKAEKKSAKDQNGMEISLGPSKKISLKAMTLNNSKQKINDYLGNPVEIGIAVIWRVSDTAKAVFNVDNYKEYLSLQTDSALRNIIRQYPYDVNPQFEIDTTGDGEPDDGSLRGSSEIVALRIKEEIQNRVDFAGLEIVEARITHLSYAPEIAAAMLQRQQASALIDARAMIVDGAVGMVEMALDKLEDKQVVDLDEERKAAMVSNLLVVLCGNSEVSPIVNSGSLY